A stretch of Candidatus Macondimonas diazotrophica DNA encodes these proteins:
- the leuB gene encoding 3-isopropylmalate dehydrogenase: protein MSKRILVLPGDGIGPEIVAEALKVLDALRRDHGLAVSWEEGLLGGCAVDATGEPYPAATRARARAADAVLLGAVGGPRYDALPRHQRPERGLLAIRKDLNLFANLRPAVVFPQLAGASSLKPEIVAGLDILIVRELTGDVYFGEPRGIETREGERVGINTMIYSESEIRRIAHVAFQAAQRRDGRLCSIDKMNVLESTQLWRDVVTEVAAEYPDVTLSHMLVDNAAMQLVRNPKQFDVMVTGNLFGDILSDEASMLTGSIGMLPSASLNADGRGLYEPIHGSAPDIAGRGVANPLATILSVGMMLRYSLGAPDLADRVERAVARVLDQELRTADIAQAGEATVGTVAMGDAVVAALG from the coding sequence ATGAGCAAACGCATTCTGGTGTTGCCGGGTGATGGAATCGGCCCGGAAATTGTCGCCGAGGCGCTGAAAGTTCTGGACGCGCTGCGGCGTGACCACGGGCTGGCAGTCAGCTGGGAGGAAGGGCTCTTGGGCGGTTGCGCGGTGGACGCGACCGGCGAGCCTTATCCGGCCGCGACGCGAGCGCGCGCCCGCGCCGCCGATGCCGTGCTGTTGGGTGCGGTGGGCGGCCCGCGTTACGATGCGTTGCCGCGTCATCAGCGGCCCGAGCGCGGGCTGCTGGCGATCCGCAAGGATCTGAATCTTTTTGCGAATCTGCGTCCCGCCGTGGTGTTTCCACAGCTCGCCGGTGCGTCCAGCCTCAAGCCCGAGATCGTGGCCGGGCTGGATATCCTGATCGTACGTGAACTCACCGGCGATGTGTATTTCGGCGAGCCGCGCGGGATCGAAACGCGGGAGGGCGAGCGCGTTGGCATCAATACCATGATCTACAGTGAGTCGGAGATCCGTCGCATCGCCCATGTGGCGTTCCAGGCGGCGCAGCGGCGCGATGGCCGGCTGTGTTCGATCGACAAGATGAACGTGCTCGAAAGCACCCAGCTCTGGCGCGACGTCGTCACGGAGGTGGCCGCCGAATATCCGGACGTGACTCTGAGTCATATGCTGGTCGACAATGCGGCCATGCAATTGGTGCGCAATCCGAAGCAGTTCGATGTGATGGTCACCGGTAATCTGTTCGGCGACATTCTGTCCGACGAGGCGTCCATGCTGACTGGTTCCATCGGCATGCTGCCTTCAGCGTCCCTGAATGCCGATGGTAGGGGCCTTTATGAGCCGATCCACGGCTCGGCGCCGGATATCGCCGGACGCGGCGTGGCCAACCCGTTGGCAACGATCCTGTCCGTGGGCATGATGTTGCGCTATAGCCTGGGCGCACCCGATCTGGCTGATCGGGTGGAACGCGCTGTGGCGCGCGTCTTGGATCAGGAGCTGCGCACGGCGGACATCGCCCAGGCAGGCGAGGCTACGGTCGGCACGGTCGCCATGGGCGACGCGGTGGTGGCAGCCTTGGGCTGA
- the leuC gene encoding 3-isopropylmalate dehydratase large subunit gives MAGKTLYQKIWDAHVVDVDESGTALLYIDRQLVHEVTSPQAFDGLRLAGRKPWRVGANLAVPDHNVPTRGRAGGIADPISRAQVEALDRNCQEFGISELTMMDHRQGIVHVIGPEQGFTLPGTTIVCGDSHTATHGAFGALAFGIGTSEVEHVLATQTLLQKPSRTMLIRVDGAVAPGVTAKDIVLAIIGRIGTAGGTGYTIEFGGDAIRALSMEGRMTVCNMAIEAGARAGLIAADEKTIAYVKDRPQSPKGALWDQAVAAWQDLHSDADAEFDTVVRLDAAAIEPQVTWGTSPEMVVPVGSTVPDPDQEANAVKAEGMRRALAYMGLEAGKPIASIELDKVFIGSCTNSRIEDLRAAAAVVKGRRVSSRLKLALVVPGSGLVKAQAEAEGLDRIFTEAGFEWREPGCSMCLAMNADRLEPGERCASTSNRNFEGRQGQGGRTHLVSPAMAAAAAIAGHFVDIRRFG, from the coding sequence ATGGCAGGCAAAACGCTTTACCAAAAGATCTGGGACGCCCATGTGGTGGATGTGGACGAGAGCGGTACGGCGCTGCTCTACATCGACCGCCAACTGGTGCATGAGGTCACCTCACCGCAGGCCTTCGACGGGCTGCGGCTTGCCGGTCGCAAACCATGGCGCGTGGGCGCGAATCTGGCGGTGCCGGATCACAATGTCCCGACACGCGGCCGCGCCGGCGGCATCGCCGATCCCATCTCCCGCGCCCAGGTCGAGGCGCTGGACCGCAATTGCCAGGAGTTCGGCATTTCCGAACTCACCATGATGGATCACCGCCAGGGTATCGTGCATGTCATCGGGCCGGAGCAGGGCTTCACGCTGCCGGGCACGACCATCGTCTGCGGCGACTCGCATACCGCCACCCACGGCGCTTTCGGGGCGCTCGCCTTCGGTATCGGCACCAGCGAAGTCGAGCATGTGCTCGCGACCCAGACGCTGCTGCAGAAGCCCTCGCGCACCATGCTGATCCGCGTCGACGGCGCTGTGGCTCCTGGCGTCACGGCCAAGGACATCGTGCTGGCCATCATCGGCAGGATCGGCACCGCCGGCGGTACGGGGTACACCATCGAATTCGGTGGCGATGCCATTCGCGCGCTGTCGATGGAAGGACGCATGACTGTTTGCAACATGGCCATCGAAGCGGGCGCTCGCGCCGGTCTGATTGCCGCCGATGAGAAAACCATCGCCTACGTCAAGGACCGCCCGCAGTCGCCCAAGGGCGCACTGTGGGATCAGGCCGTCGCGGCCTGGCAGGATCTGCACTCCGACGCCGATGCCGAGTTCGACACGGTCGTGCGGCTGGACGCCGCCGCCATCGAGCCTCAGGTCACCTGGGGGACCTCGCCCGAGATGGTCGTTCCCGTCGGCAGCACCGTACCTGATCCCGACCAGGAAGCGAATGCCGTCAAGGCCGAAGGCATGCGCCGCGCGCTGGCCTATATGGGGCTCGAGGCGGGTAAGCCCATCGCGTCGATCGAGCTGGACAAAGTCTTCATCGGTTCCTGCACCAACTCGCGCATTGAGGATTTGCGCGCCGCGGCCGCGGTGGTGAAAGGGCGCCGGGTCTCCAGCCGCCTGAAGCTGGCGCTGGTGGTGCCCGGATCGGGTCTGGTCAAGGCGCAGGCGGAAGCCGAAGGGCTCGACCGCATCTTTACCGAAGCGGGCTTCGAGTGGCGTGAACCGGGCTGCTCTATGTGTCTGGCGATGAACGCCGACCGGCTGGAACCCGGCGAACGCTGCGCGTCGACCAGCAACCGCAACTTCGAGGGCCGGCAGGGGCAGGGCGGGCGCACGCACCTGGTCAGCCCGGCCATGGCCGCCGCGGCCGCGATCGCCGGCCACTTTGTCGATATCCGCCGCTTCGGCTGA
- a CDS encoding FimV/HubP family polar landmark protein, whose product MATVKNRIEGNIRVQIGKTTRAVSAALILLAPALAHALSTGAIEGRSYLNQPLEARIPLTSATAGELHSLRVDLAPSDVYQRAGIDLGAEQASLQFRVVRDAATPYILVTSRDSIRDPFLTFLVELSWGEGRLVREFTLLLDPPTLMAPAEIPETRQPVVREQPAAALPEITEPEPVQPPEKPQATQRQRPPQPTDSEVGQSARDSEPDRLKVRRGDTLWAIAGRHRADASVSMNQMMLAIYQRNPEAFNGNINRLKAGAILRMPDVDEIRAISRAAALAEVRRQNEEWRAGRGTRLAKATPAPAPTAPEPAAPAEVAPKAPSVPTRPRLELVAPDENDSALVPPQAAPMIDESGSVTAEGSASSAGSDGSQTGSDEKSAGLVQMDSPTALALQKPLDPVGGSDDTPMDGPDALQPLPPQMNAPAEVPQAEAAVTPEPTDDRSPWSLILAGLAAMALAAAGWILWRRRSEETDAQEIDFVLNNGESDPDQSMDVAPHGPSRKEPVLAMGGDGESPSTEIADPLEDTQSGPAPLSPESPLGVDQEDPLAEADFNLTYGLYDEALAVVEQALARQPDRRDLKLKRLEVLFAASDKEAFLHHAQALAAEPHGQADSAWERCAIMGQQMLPDEPLFQVSAPALGGDDFLDLNLDHSAAGSSDFRAGGSGADDASLALDAEMQTEVLGHPRGSAAGEDDLSFDLTDAEADAGTGGAPENTVEKHLDMARVYLGMEEYGAARRELDQALLEGTIEQQAEARELMVQVENRVGVSPDETDQAFVVDVPETGTLDIEDFGTRDDYGTRLDLARQYLELDDADGARVLIDEVIKGGTPDQRREAETLMAQLPPRF is encoded by the coding sequence ATGGCTACGGTTAAGAACCGCATCGAGGGGAACATTCGCGTGCAGATCGGGAAGACAACACGTGCCGTATCAGCGGCTTTGATTCTTTTGGCGCCAGCCCTGGCGCATGCCTTGAGTACCGGGGCAATCGAGGGGCGCTCCTATCTCAATCAACCCCTGGAGGCGCGAATTCCCCTGACTTCGGCGACGGCGGGTGAGTTGCACTCATTACGGGTCGATCTGGCCCCGAGTGATGTTTACCAGCGTGCCGGTATCGACTTGGGGGCCGAGCAGGCCAGTCTGCAGTTCCGTGTGGTGCGTGATGCTGCGACGCCCTACATTTTGGTGACCAGCCGCGACAGCATCCGCGATCCTTTCCTCACATTCCTGGTGGAACTCAGTTGGGGAGAGGGGCGGCTGGTGCGTGAGTTCACGCTGCTGCTTGATCCGCCGACCTTGATGGCGCCTGCCGAGATTCCGGAGACGCGTCAGCCGGTTGTGCGAGAGCAGCCGGCCGCAGCGCTGCCGGAGATCACCGAGCCGGAGCCGGTTCAGCCGCCTGAAAAGCCACAGGCCACACAACGTCAGCGTCCACCGCAGCCGACTGATTCGGAGGTTGGGCAGTCGGCACGCGATTCTGAACCGGATCGGTTGAAGGTTCGCCGCGGCGATACACTTTGGGCGATTGCGGGACGCCATCGCGCGGATGCATCGGTCAGCATGAATCAGATGATGCTGGCAATCTATCAGCGCAATCCGGAAGCATTCAACGGTAATATCAATCGACTCAAGGCCGGCGCCATCTTGCGCATGCCGGATGTCGATGAGATTCGCGCCATCTCCCGGGCAGCCGCGCTTGCCGAAGTGCGCCGGCAAAATGAGGAATGGCGAGCCGGTCGCGGTACCCGCCTCGCCAAGGCGACCCCTGCGCCGGCACCCACAGCGCCCGAGCCTGCCGCGCCGGCCGAAGTGGCGCCCAAGGCGCCATCGGTGCCAACACGTCCACGGCTCGAACTGGTCGCGCCCGATGAAAACGATTCCGCGCTGGTGCCGCCGCAAGCGGCGCCGATGATCGACGAGAGCGGCAGCGTAACAGCGGAGGGGAGTGCATCCTCTGCCGGAAGCGACGGCTCACAGACCGGCTCGGATGAGAAGAGCGCGGGTCTGGTTCAGATGGACAGCCCAACCGCGCTGGCCCTGCAAAAGCCATTGGATCCCGTCGGCGGAAGCGACGATACGCCGATGGATGGCCCCGATGCACTACAGCCGCTGCCGCCGCAGATGAATGCGCCGGCAGAGGTTCCGCAAGCAGAAGCTGCCGTCACGCCAGAGCCAACGGACGACCGTTCGCCCTGGTCGCTCATTCTTGCGGGTTTGGCTGCGATGGCCCTTGCCGCTGCGGGTTGGATACTCTGGCGTCGCCGATCTGAAGAGACCGATGCACAGGAGATCGACTTTGTCCTCAATAACGGTGAGTCGGATCCTGACCAATCGATGGATGTCGCGCCGCATGGCCCATCCCGCAAGGAACCGGTACTCGCAATGGGCGGGGACGGGGAGTCCCCATCTACGGAGATAGCCGATCCACTCGAGGATACGCAGTCCGGCCCCGCGCCGCTTTCGCCAGAGTCTCCATTGGGCGTGGATCAGGAAGATCCTTTGGCCGAGGCCGATTTCAATCTGACCTATGGTTTGTACGACGAGGCGCTGGCTGTGGTGGAACAGGCGCTGGCCCGTCAGCCGGATCGCCGGGATCTGAAACTCAAGCGGCTCGAAGTCCTGTTTGCGGCTTCGGATAAGGAGGCCTTTCTTCACCATGCGCAGGCGCTCGCTGCCGAGCCGCATGGCCAGGCCGATTCAGCCTGGGAACGTTGTGCGATCATGGGGCAGCAGATGCTGCCGGACGAACCCTTGTTCCAGGTTTCCGCACCGGCTCTTGGCGGCGATGACTTTCTAGATTTGAATCTGGACCATTCGGCTGCCGGCTCGTCGGATTTCCGTGCGGGTGGATCCGGCGCGGATGATGCGAGCCTGGCACTCGACGCCGAAATGCAAACGGAGGTGCTCGGTCATCCCCGTGGGAGTGCGGCCGGTGAGGATGATTTGTCGTTCGATTTGACCGACGCGGAAGCCGACGCTGGCACGGGCGGCGCGCCTGAGAATACCGTGGAGAAGCATCTGGACATGGCCCGGGTTTATCTCGGGATGGAAGAATATGGCGCGGCGCGGCGCGAGCTTGATCAAGCCTTGCTCGAGGGCACGATCGAGCAACAGGCCGAGGCGCGTGAATTGATGGTACAGGTCGAGAATCGGGTCGGTGTGTCTCCGGATGAGACCGACCAGGCTTTCGTGGTGGATGTGCCGGAAACGGGAACACTCGACATCGAGGATTTCGGAACTCGCGATGATTATGGAACGCGGCTGGATCTTGCGCGGCAGTACTTGGAACTCGATGACGCCGATGGCGCGCGGGTCCTGATCGACGAAGTGATCAAGGGGGGAACCCCCGATCAGCGCCGGGAAGCGGAAACACTGATGGCGCAGCTACCGCCGCGTTTTTGA
- the asd gene encoding aspartate-semialdehyde dehydrogenase produces MRVGFVGWRGMVGSVLMARMRTEGDFERIAEPVFFSTSQAGGAAPEIGHPLPPLRDAYDLGALGEMDVIVTCQGGDYTKAVHGDLRAAGWRGYWIDAASTMRMADQAVIVLDPVNRPVIDAALSSGVKDYVGGNCTVSLMLMALGGLFAADAVEWVSSMTYQAASGAGAQNMRELLTQMGRLHSAVANELADPASGILEIDRKVSQALRDGDFPARQFGVPLAGSLIPWIDVGLENGQSREEWKGQAETNKILGCSDRPVPIDGLCVRIGAMRCHSQALTIKLRQNLPLAEIEAMIAGANDWVRLVPNERERTMRELTPAAVTGQLEVPVGRLRKLNLGPEYLAAFTVGDQLLWGAAEPLRRMLGIVLDRAA; encoded by the coding sequence ATGCGGGTGGGATTCGTCGGCTGGCGTGGCATGGTCGGTTCGGTGCTCATGGCGCGCATGCGCACCGAAGGGGATTTCGAGCGAATTGCCGAGCCGGTATTTTTCTCGACTTCCCAGGCAGGTGGCGCGGCGCCGGAGATCGGGCATCCGCTGCCGCCCCTGCGCGATGCCTATGATCTCGGTGCTCTGGGGGAGATGGATGTGATCGTCACCTGCCAAGGGGGGGATTACACCAAGGCGGTGCACGGCGATCTGCGCGCGGCAGGCTGGCGTGGCTACTGGATCGATGCGGCCTCCACGATGCGCATGGCGGATCAGGCCGTCATCGTGCTCGATCCGGTCAACCGGCCGGTGATCGACGCAGCATTGTCCAGCGGCGTCAAGGACTACGTCGGGGGCAATTGCACGGTGAGCCTGATGCTGATGGCATTGGGCGGTCTGTTTGCCGCCGACGCGGTGGAGTGGGTCAGCTCCATGACCTATCAGGCCGCCTCCGGCGCGGGTGCTCAGAACATGCGCGAACTACTGACGCAGATGGGGCGCCTGCACAGTGCGGTCGCGAATGAACTGGCCGATCCGGCCTCCGGCATTCTCGAAATCGACCGGAAGGTCAGCCAGGCTCTACGCGACGGCGATTTTCCAGCCCGCCAGTTCGGAGTTCCGCTGGCCGGCAGTCTGATCCCCTGGATCGATGTGGGGCTGGAAAACGGTCAAAGCCGCGAAGAATGGAAAGGCCAGGCTGAAACCAACAAGATTCTCGGCTGCAGCGACCGGCCGGTTCCCATCGATGGCTTGTGCGTGCGGATCGGGGCCATGCGTTGCCACAGTCAGGCGCTGACCATCAAGTTGCGCCAGAACCTTCCGCTGGCGGAGATCGAAGCCATGATTGCGGGAGCCAACGACTGGGTGCGCCTGGTGCCGAATGAGCGTGAGCGCACGATGCGGGAACTCACCCCGGCGGCGGTCACCGGACAACTTGAAGTGCCGGTGGGCCGGTTGCGGAAACTCAACCTGGGCCCCGAGTATCTGGCTGCGTTCACGGTTGGGGATCAGCTCCTATGGGGCGCGGCCGAGCCGTTGCGGCGCATGTTGGGCATCGTGCTCGATCGGGCCGCGTGA
- the truA gene encoding tRNA pseudouridine(38-40) synthase TruA, whose protein sequence is MRIVLGVEYDGASFQGWQAQRHTTRTVQSTLERALGRVAAAPVEVTAAGRTDAGVHAQGQVVHFDSPVDRPEAAWVLGGNRYLPSTIAVKWARPVSDRFHARFSAQWRRYRYLIHDERARSALTAGRVTWFHYPLDVARMAAAGQTLVGEHDFSSFRGQECQARSPIRTVHSLNVQREGALIVLEIQANAFLHHMVRNIAGVLMAIGKGDRPVSWAGDVLAQRNRMLGGVTAAPDGLYLTAVGYPREFGLPEPVPDLCAGFPDRWDPTAEFTAG, encoded by the coding sequence ATGCGAATCGTATTGGGGGTCGAGTACGATGGGGCGTCTTTCCAGGGCTGGCAGGCGCAGCGGCACACGACTCGCACCGTACAGTCGACGCTGGAGCGTGCGCTGGGCCGGGTGGCTGCGGCCCCGGTCGAGGTGACGGCGGCCGGGCGCACCGATGCCGGCGTCCACGCTCAAGGACAGGTGGTTCATTTCGACAGTCCTGTGGATCGCCCGGAGGCCGCCTGGGTGTTGGGTGGCAATCGGTATCTTCCCTCAACGATCGCCGTGAAATGGGCGCGCCCCGTTTCCGATCGTTTTCATGCGCGGTTCAGCGCCCAGTGGCGGCGCTATCGCTATCTGATCCACGATGAGCGCGCACGCAGCGCGCTGACGGCCGGCCGCGTAACGTGGTTCCACTATCCGCTGGATGTGGCAAGAATGGCGGCGGCGGGCCAAACGCTGGTCGGAGAGCATGATTTCTCCTCGTTTCGCGGCCAGGAATGCCAAGCCAGATCGCCGATCCGCACGGTGCACTCGCTGAACGTGCAGCGGGAAGGCGCGCTCATCGTCCTGGAGATCCAGGCAAACGCATTTTTGCATCACATGGTGCGCAACATCGCTGGTGTCCTGATGGCGATCGGCAAAGGGGACCGACCCGTATCCTGGGCGGGCGATGTATTGGCTCAGCGCAACCGGATGCTGGGTGGTGTGACCGCGGCTCCGGACGGACTTTATCTGACCGCCGTGGGTTATCCGCGCGAATTTGGGTTGCCTGAACCCGTTCCGGACTTGTGTGCGGGCTTCCCCGATCGCTGGGACCCGACGGCTGAGTTTACAGCAGGGTAG
- the leuD gene encoding 3-isopropylmalate dehydratase small subunit, translating to MQAFTTLNGLVAPLDRANVDTDAIIPKQFLKSIHRTGFGPNLFDDWRYLDQGGLDVDNATRRINPDFILNQPRYQGAEVLLARENFGCGSSREHAVWALANAGFRVVLAPSFADIFFNNCFKNGVLPIVLPEAVMDRLFQEAKSTPGYRVRVDLEAQTITTPAGEAITFTVDAFRRHCLLNGLDDIGLTLQRADRIRAYEARRRTEAPWLFAD from the coding sequence ATGCAGGCATTCACCACCCTGAACGGCTTGGTGGCCCCGCTCGACCGGGCCAACGTCGATACCGACGCGATCATCCCCAAGCAGTTCCTGAAGTCCATCCACCGCACCGGTTTCGGGCCCAATCTGTTCGACGACTGGCGGTACCTGGATCAAGGCGGGCTTGATGTCGACAACGCCACGCGCCGCATCAATCCTGACTTCATTCTGAACCAGCCCCGCTACCAGGGCGCCGAGGTTCTTTTGGCGCGCGAGAATTTCGGTTGCGGTTCCTCGCGCGAGCATGCCGTCTGGGCGCTCGCCAATGCCGGATTCCGCGTCGTGCTGGCACCCAGCTTCGCCGACATTTTCTTCAATAATTGCTTCAAGAACGGCGTGTTGCCCATCGTGCTGCCTGAGGCGGTCATGGATCGGCTGTTCCAGGAGGCGAAGTCCACGCCCGGCTATCGCGTGCGCGTGGATCTCGAGGCGCAAACCATCACGACGCCGGCCGGAGAGGCGATCACCTTCACTGTCGATGCCTTCCGGCGTCACTGCCTGCTCAACGGGCTCGATGATATCGGTCTGACGCTGCAGCGCGCCGATCGCATTCGCGCCTACGAGGCCCGGCGCCGCACCGAGGCGCCCTGGCTCTTTGCCGACTGA